A part of bacterium genomic DNA contains:
- a CDS encoding TlpA family protein disulfide reductase, with amino-acid sequence MKHGAWIAAAAVALTALFAYQPPVRAQQDEISPEFKNYDFTLKSLDGVSKVRLGSLIKKNYVVLVFWSARCPLCDFAMPYVAMYDDLLTEKEIKDVKLLTVALDARAEDPLKVAIAEKYAFEILHDPLARDTNEPYLLEKKGIPACYIFNKRGYIIATIYGFDKNFMNDVQEAINADRQSYGGAHSRPNRIVE; translated from the coding sequence TTGAAACATGGCGCATGGATCGCGGCGGCCGCCGTCGCGCTAACCGCGCTTTTCGCGTATCAGCCGCCCGTCCGCGCGCAGCAGGATGAAATCTCGCCCGAGTTCAAAAATTACGATTTCACACTCAAGTCGCTCGACGGCGTGTCGAAAGTGCGTCTTGGAAGCCTGATTAAAAAGAATTACGTGGTGCTCGTCTTTTGGAGCGCGCGCTGCCCGCTGTGCGATTTCGCGATGCCTTATGTCGCGATGTACGACGACCTGCTGACGGAGAAGGAAATAAAGGACGTGAAGCTGTTGACCGTTGCGCTGGACGCGCGCGCGGAAGATCCGCTTAAGGTCGCCATCGCGGAAAAGTACGCATTCGAAATTCTGCACGATCCGCTGGCGCGGGACACCAACGAGCCGTACCTGTTGGAGAAAAAAGGAATACCAGCCTGTTATATTTTCAACAAGCGCGGCTATATAATCGCGACGATATACGGCTTCGACAAGAACTTTATGAACGACGTACAGGAAGCGATCAACGCCGACCGCCAGTCCTACGGCGGAGCGCATTCCAGGCCGAACAGAATCGTGGAGTAG
- a CDS encoding 3-hydroxyacyl-CoA dehydrogenase family protein, protein MEQGKVAVLGFGTMGSEIALLAALAGYEVFGFDPFPQAFDRQMPHLEAHISRQKRLSDEEKAAALARLKTTSNLSDIRGAEFVIEASLELKEIKEGLLASLSEYLDEKAILATNTSSMSISGLASVYQYPNRFLGMHFFNPALTMTLVEVVPGTLTDPDVVDSAVAFCEKIGKTPIRVKETPGFVVNRVLIALMFEAMSLLDEGIATVEDIDIAMRRGAGFPLGPFKLADLVGLDVLLHAGEVLYSELGHPKFKPPYSLKCMVASGLLGRKSGRGFYDYSKESEQQA, encoded by the coding sequence ATGGAGCAAGGCAAGGTAGCGGTTCTTGGATTCGGCACGATGGGGAGCGAAATCGCGCTCCTGGCCGCGCTCGCCGGATACGAAGTGTTTGGTTTCGATCCGTTTCCGCAGGCCTTCGACCGCCAGATGCCGCACCTCGAAGCCCATATTTCCAGGCAAAAGCGTCTTTCCGATGAGGAAAAAGCCGCGGCGCTTGCCCGGCTGAAAACGACGTCGAACCTTTCAGACATCCGCGGCGCGGAATTCGTGATCGAAGCGTCGCTCGAGCTGAAGGAAATAAAGGAAGGACTTCTGGCGTCTCTATCCGAATATCTGGATGAAAAGGCGATCCTCGCCACCAACACTTCCAGCATGTCCATTTCCGGTCTGGCGTCGGTTTACCAGTATCCCAATCGGTTTTTGGGGATGCACTTCTTCAATCCCGCGCTCACCATGACGCTGGTTGAAGTGGTCCCCGGAACTCTTACCGATCCTGATGTGGTGGATTCGGCGGTCGCGTTTTGCGAGAAGATCGGCAAGACTCCCATCCGCGTAAAAGAAACCCCGGGCTTCGTGGTCAACCGGGTGCTTATCGCGCTTATGTTCGAGGCGATGTCGCTGCTGGATGAAGGAATCGCCACCGTCGAGGACATTGACATTGCGATGCGCCGCGGCGCCGGTTTTCCTCTCGGCCCGTTCAAACTTGCGGATCTTGTCGGCCTCGACGTGCTTCTGCACGCGGGCGAGGTGCTTTATTCGGAGCTTGGTCATCCCAAGTTCAAGCCGCCCTACTCTCTTAAGTGCATGGTGGCAAGCGGGCTGCTCGGCAGAAAGAGCGGAAGAGGTTTTTACGATTACTCCAAGGAATCCGAACAACAAGCTTGA
- a CDS encoding enoyl-CoA hydratase/isomerase family protein — MAQLEFERFFKVRMDSDCGILTLTIDKEGDKYNTFGPDLVGCLKALLESYYENETIRALILTGSGKVFSTGADIRGQFPSLDPHGARHFSYIGQRVFQMFEAAPFITCAAINGFALGGGLEIAMACDFRTASTRARLGLPEINLGVMPGWGGTQRLPRLVGRQKALEMILSGEPVTPQEAKELGLVCRVFEPEELLPGTMKFLAQFTKKSRTAIAVAKRAVVRGLTLSIDDGLDLESELFGLLWASPDREEGVRAFMENRKPEFKK, encoded by the coding sequence ATGGCCCAGCTTGAGTTCGAGCGTTTCTTCAAGGTCCGGATGGATTCCGACTGCGGCATCCTCACCCTCACGATCGACAAGGAGGGCGACAAGTACAACACGTTCGGCCCCGACCTCGTCGGCTGCCTCAAGGCGCTTCTGGAAAGCTACTACGAGAACGAGACCATCCGCGCGCTGATCCTGACCGGCAGCGGCAAGGTTTTTTCGACCGGCGCCGACATCCGCGGCCAGTTCCCCAGCCTCGACCCGCACGGCGCCCGGCATTTCAGCTACATCGGCCAGCGCGTCTTCCAGATGTTCGAAGCTGCGCCGTTCATAACGTGCGCGGCGATAAACGGCTTCGCGCTGGGCGGCGGGCTTGAAATCGCGATGGCCTGCGACTTCCGCACGGCCAGCACCCGCGCAAGACTCGGCCTGCCCGAGATCAACCTCGGAGTGATGCCCGGATGGGGCGGCACCCAGCGCCTGCCCCGCCTCGTGGGACGGCAGAAGGCGCTGGAGATGATCCTCTCCGGCGAGCCTGTCACTCCCCAGGAGGCGAAGGAGCTGGGCCTCGTGTGCCGGGTTTTCGAGCCCGAGGAGCTTTTGCCCGGCACGATGAAGTTCCTCGCCCAGTTCACGAAGAAGAGCCGCACGGCGATTGCGGTGGCCAAGCGGGCGGTCGTGCGGGGCCTCACGCTGTCGATAGACGACGGACTGGATCTCGAAAGCGAGCTGTTCGGACTGCTGTGGGCGTCGCCCGACCGGGAGGAAGGCGTCCGGGCGTTTATGGAAAACAGGAAACCGGAATTTAAAAAGTAG
- a CDS encoding isocitrate/isopropylmalate dehydrogenase family protein: MAKYRIAWMPGDGIGNDVMDAARIVLDTLGLDAEYPKADIGWEFWIKEGNPLPDRTIELLKTCDCALFGAITSKPKDAADKELSEHLRGKGLSYKSPIVRLRQEFDLAVNLRPCKAYPGNPLNYKDGIDLVVFRENTEDLYAGVEYRPLPPNVLAAMLDTSPAMKKFAMVPPDGMAVSLRIVTRKASERICKAAFEYAAANGYKSVTVVEKPNVLRETSGLFIEAARSVAKEFPEIELWETNIDAMCMWLVKNPRDYGVLVASNMFGDIISDLCAQLVGGLGFAASGNIGEKFAVFEPTHGSAPKYAGQYKVNPMAMLLSVKLMLDWLGEDGLSKRLENAIAGVISDGRVRTYDMGGTDGTLDVARAVADRCGKTASA, encoded by the coding sequence ATGGCGAAGTACAGGATCGCGTGGATGCCGGGAGACGGCATCGGCAACGACGTTATGGACGCGGCGAGAATCGTTCTCGACACGCTGGGGCTTGACGCCGAGTATCCGAAAGCGGACATCGGTTGGGAGTTTTGGATAAAAGAGGGCAATCCGCTTCCCGACCGTACGATCGAGCTGCTCAAGACTTGCGATTGCGCGCTTTTCGGCGCGATTACGAGCAAGCCAAAGGATGCCGCCGATAAGGAGCTTTCTGAACACCTTCGGGGTAAAGGGCTGTCGTACAAAAGCCCAATAGTCAGGCTGCGTCAGGAATTCGATCTGGCCGTCAACCTCCGGCCTTGCAAGGCGTATCCAGGCAATCCGCTGAACTACAAAGACGGCATCGACCTCGTGGTTTTCCGCGAGAACACCGAAGACCTATATGCGGGCGTGGAGTACCGGCCGCTACCGCCGAATGTGCTTGCCGCCATGCTGGACACAAGTCCGGCGATGAAAAAATTCGCGATGGTTCCTCCGGACGGGATGGCGGTGAGCCTGCGGATTGTGACCCGCAAAGCTTCGGAAAGAATTTGCAAAGCCGCGTTCGAATATGCGGCTGCCAACGGTTACAAATCGGTTACGGTTGTGGAAAAACCGAACGTTTTGCGTGAAACAAGCGGGCTTTTCATAGAGGCCGCGCGCTCGGTGGCCAAAGAGTTTCCCGAAATCGAGCTTTGGGAAACGAATATCGACGCGATGTGCATGTGGCTGGTCAAGAATCCCCGCGATTACGGGGTGCTTGTCGCAAGCAACATGTTCGGCGACATTATCAGCGACCTGTGCGCGCAGCTTGTAGGGGGCTTGGGATTCGCGGCGAGCGGGAACATCGGCGAGAAGTTCGCGGTTTTCGAGCCGACGCACGGAAGCGCTCCCAAGTACGCGGGGCAATACAAGGTAAATCCAATGGCGATGCTGCTTTCGGTCAAGCTGATGCTCGACTGGCTGGGCGAGGACGGGCTTTCAAAACGGCTGGAAAACGCGATTGCGGGCGTCATTTCGGACGGGCGGGTGCGCACATACGATATGGGAGGGACCGACGGCACGCTGGATGTCGCACGGGCGGTCGCGGACCGCTGCGGAAAGACCGCTTCGGCCTGA